One segment of Mycolicibacterium sp. YH-1 DNA contains the following:
- a CDS encoding TetR/AcrR family transcriptional regulator has translation MAGSDASTEAILDAALAEFERHGYRRVALDDVARRAGVSRTTIYRRFANRDELVGAVVERENVALFADIADELNRAKPQTSYYVEAFTWSILAFRRHRVLNQMITDEPALVLELAHRHWPAAIERMGEALRVIFPPGFADRIGPDVVDDLADTILRYAASLLLLPSAQPLEEAEDIRAYATRHFLPSLPAALRAVPV, from the coding sequence ATGGCCGGGTCTGACGCGTCCACCGAGGCAATCCTCGACGCGGCGCTCGCCGAGTTCGAACGGCACGGCTACCGCCGCGTCGCACTCGATGACGTCGCGCGGCGGGCAGGAGTCAGCCGCACCACGATCTACCGGCGCTTCGCCAACCGTGACGAACTGGTCGGCGCGGTGGTCGAACGCGAGAATGTGGCACTGTTCGCCGATATCGCCGACGAGTTGAACCGCGCAAAGCCACAGACCAGCTACTACGTCGAGGCGTTCACATGGTCGATCCTGGCGTTCCGCCGCCATCGGGTGCTCAACCAGATGATCACCGATGAACCCGCGCTGGTGCTCGAGCTGGCCCACCGGCACTGGCCCGCCGCGATCGAGCGGATGGGCGAGGCGCTGCGGGTGATCTTCCCGCCGGGCTTCGCCGACCGCATCGGTCCCGACGTCGTCGACGATCTGGCCGACACCATCCTGCGGTATGCGGCGTCGTTGCTGCTGCTGCCCAGTGCGCAGCCGCTCGAGGAGGCCGAGGACATCCGCGCGTATGCCACCCGGCACTTCCTGCCGAGCCTGCCCGCGGCACTCCGAGCGGTACCGGTCTAG
- a CDS encoding oxygenase MpaB family protein, translated as MTELAENAQQADALPLGPESLVWRYFGDNRMYLIGPRPAVLQNMLAELGQGVLDHSVFFSDTAARIKRSLPPIYRTVYGSDDANEGTRVRDFHRDIKGDMPAGPDGSVERYHALDPETYFWAHATFVEQVLYFADTFVKRLTEAEREQIYLESKTWYRRYGVSDRPMPATYADFERYWDRMMDEILVPHQTAKYGVGYVTKGFPRPKGVSELTWRLVSPLFNPVAAFITTGGMPPRARDMLGLPWSDRKEKAYQGFAALWRSHAVNWLWDRLPMTVRYNKFAQEGYGRV; from the coding sequence ATGACTGAACTCGCCGAGAACGCGCAGCAGGCGGACGCCCTTCCACTTGGCCCCGAATCCCTGGTCTGGCGGTACTTCGGGGACAACCGGATGTACCTGATCGGCCCTCGGCCCGCCGTCCTGCAGAACATGCTCGCCGAACTCGGTCAGGGCGTCCTGGATCACTCGGTGTTCTTCTCCGACACCGCGGCGCGGATCAAGCGCTCGCTTCCGCCGATCTACCGGACCGTCTACGGCAGCGATGACGCCAACGAGGGCACGCGGGTGCGCGACTTCCACCGCGATATCAAGGGCGATATGCCCGCAGGCCCGGATGGGTCCGTCGAGCGGTATCACGCCCTGGATCCGGAGACCTACTTCTGGGCGCACGCGACGTTCGTCGAGCAGGTCCTGTACTTCGCGGACACCTTCGTCAAACGTCTCACCGAGGCCGAGAGGGAACAGATCTACCTCGAGTCCAAGACCTGGTACCGCCGCTACGGCGTCAGCGACCGGCCGATGCCGGCAACCTATGCCGACTTCGAGAGGTACTGGGACCGGATGATGGACGAGATCCTGGTGCCCCACCAGACGGCGAAGTACGGCGTCGGCTATGTCACCAAGGGATTCCCGCGACCGAAGGGTGTCTCCGAGCTGACGTGGCGGCTGGTGTCGCCGTTGTTCAACCCGGTGGCCGCCTTCATCACCACCGGCGGTATGCCGCCGCGCGCCCGGGACATGCTCGGGCTGCCCTGGAGCGACCGCAAGGAGAAGGCGTATCAGGGGTTCGCGGCGCTATGGCGGTCACATGCGGTGAACTGGTTGTGGGATCGTCTACCTATGACGGTGCGCTACAACAAGTTCGCGCAAGAGGGCTATGGCCGGGTCTGA
- a CDS encoding DUF3093 domain-containing protein — protein MNTESQPSVAAPDVLFREPGATWWWVAAGPASGAAMLLIQVWTGYGIDFLVPIVFLLLVTGFLSVQVKAARIHTSVELTAEYLRQGAETIRISEIVRIYPEPSGQETQKWQSARALGELTGVPRGRTGIGLKMTNDRTAQAWARKHRALRAALSALVIENTP, from the coding sequence GTGAACACCGAGTCCCAGCCGTCCGTGGCGGCCCCCGATGTTCTCTTTCGTGAACCCGGCGCGACCTGGTGGTGGGTGGCGGCCGGACCCGCGTCGGGTGCGGCGATGCTGCTGATCCAGGTCTGGACCGGCTACGGCATCGACTTTCTGGTGCCCATCGTTTTCCTCCTGCTGGTGACAGGCTTCCTATCCGTCCAGGTGAAGGCTGCGCGCATTCACACCTCAGTCGAGCTGACGGCCGAGTATCTGCGGCAGGGCGCCGAGACGATCCGCATCAGTGAGATCGTCAGGATCTATCCGGAGCCCTCGGGCCAGGAGACTCAGAAGTGGCAGTCTGCACGGGCACTCGGCGAGCTGACCGGAGTGCCGCGGGGGCGTACCGGTATCGGCTTGAAGATGACGAATGACCGCACCGCGCAGGCCTGGGCACGTAAGCATCGCGCACTGCGGGCGGCGCTGAGCGCGCTGGTCATCGAGAACACGCCATGA
- the hemB gene encoding porphobilinogen synthase encodes MAYPRHRPRRLRTTPAMRRLVAQTSLEPRHLVLPMFVADGIDEPRPIASMPGVVQHTRDSLRRAAAEAVTAGVGGLMLFGVPRDEDKDATGSVGSAPDGILNVALADLAADLGDATVLMADTCLDEFTDHGHCGVLDGSGRVDNDATNDRYVELAVAQANSGAHVVGPSGMMDGQVAAIRDGLDAAGHTDVVILAYAAKFASGFYGPFREAVGSSLHGDRRTYQQDAGNAREALHEIELDIAEGADIVMVKPAMAYLDLVRAAAEVSTVPVAAYQVSGEYSMISAAAANGWIDLPTVALETLVGIRRAGADIVLSYWAVDAAGWLA; translated from the coding sequence GTGGCGTACCCCAGGCATCGGCCCCGACGGCTGCGCACTACTCCGGCGATGCGTCGCCTGGTGGCGCAAACATCCCTGGAGCCAAGGCATTTGGTTCTCCCGATGTTCGTCGCCGACGGTATCGACGAACCGCGCCCGATTGCGTCGATGCCCGGAGTCGTGCAACACACCCGGGACTCCCTGCGTCGCGCCGCCGCAGAAGCGGTGACCGCAGGAGTCGGTGGGCTGATGCTGTTCGGGGTGCCCCGCGACGAGGACAAGGACGCGACGGGATCGGTGGGCTCCGCGCCCGACGGCATCCTGAACGTCGCACTCGCTGACCTCGCCGCCGATCTTGGTGATGCGACGGTGCTCATGGCGGACACCTGCCTCGATGAGTTCACCGACCACGGGCACTGTGGTGTGCTGGATGGCTCGGGTCGGGTCGACAATGACGCCACCAATGATCGGTACGTCGAACTTGCTGTCGCGCAAGCGAATTCAGGTGCCCACGTGGTGGGGCCCAGCGGCATGATGGACGGCCAGGTCGCGGCCATCAGGGACGGCCTGGACGCCGCAGGGCACACCGACGTCGTGATCCTGGCGTACGCCGCGAAGTTCGCATCCGGTTTCTACGGCCCGTTCCGCGAGGCGGTGGGCTCGAGCCTGCACGGCGACCGGCGGACCTACCAGCAGGACGCGGGCAATGCCCGCGAGGCGCTGCACGAGATCGAACTGGACATTGCCGAGGGCGCCGACATCGTGATGGTGAAGCCGGCGATGGCCTACCTGGATCTGGTGCGCGCGGCGGCCGAGGTGTCGACGGTGCCAGTCGCCGCCTACCAGGTATCGGGTGAGTACTCGATGATCAGCGCCGCTGCCGCCAACGGATGGATCGACCTGCCCACCGTCGCATTGGAGACGTTGGTCGGCATCCGGCGTGCGGGAGCCGACATCGTGCTGTCCTACTGGGCGGTCGACGCCGCCGGCTGGCTGGCGTGA
- a CDS encoding bifunctional uroporphyrinogen-III C-methyltransferase/uroporphyrinogen-III synthase yields MTTRGRKHKPGRITFVGAGPGDPGLLTTRARAVLTNAAMVFVDPDVPEAVLTLVGTELPPQSGPQPAKPGDDGDTAAEVVGAAPGLPNGVDVRPALGDPAEVAKTLVNEARAGVDVVRLVAGDPLSVDAVLAEVSAVARTQTHFEIVPGLPATTAVPTYAGLPLGSSHTVADVRGDVDWAALAAAPGPLILHATASHLPDAARTLIEFGLTDNTPCVVTANGTTCQQRSVETTLSGLLDKATLAGSEPAGPLAGPLVATIGKTVANRAKLNWWESRALYGWTVLVPRTKDQAGEMSDRLVSHGALPVEVPTIAVEPPRSPAQMERAVKGLVDGRFQWVVFTSTNAVRAVWEKFNEFGLDARAFSGVKIACVGQATADRVREFGINPELVPAGEQSSLGLLDEFPPYDDIFDPVNRVLLPRADIATETLAEGLRERGWEIEDVTAYRTVRAAPPPAQTREMIKTGGFDAVCFTSSSTVRNLVGIAGKPHARTIVACIGPKTAETAAEFGLRVDVQPESAAVGPLVEALAEHAARLRAEGALPPPRKKSRRR; encoded by the coding sequence ATGACGACCCGAGGGCGTAAGCACAAGCCCGGCCGCATCACGTTCGTTGGCGCGGGACCGGGTGACCCCGGCCTGTTGACGACGCGTGCGCGTGCTGTGTTGACCAACGCCGCGATGGTGTTCGTCGACCCTGACGTACCGGAGGCGGTACTGACGTTGGTCGGTACGGAACTGCCTCCGCAGTCCGGGCCGCAGCCAGCCAAGCCGGGCGATGACGGCGACACGGCGGCCGAGGTTGTCGGCGCCGCACCTGGCCTGCCCAACGGAGTGGATGTGCGCCCCGCGCTGGGCGATCCGGCCGAGGTGGCCAAGACGCTGGTCAACGAGGCTCGCGCCGGCGTTGACGTCGTGCGACTGGTGGCAGGCGACCCGTTGTCGGTGGACGCGGTGCTGGCCGAGGTGAGCGCGGTGGCGCGCACGCAGACCCATTTCGAGATCGTGCCAGGCCTGCCCGCCACGACCGCGGTGCCGACCTACGCCGGTCTGCCGCTGGGCTCGTCGCACACCGTGGCCGACGTCCGCGGCGACGTGGACTGGGCCGCCCTCGCGGCGGCGCCCGGACCCCTGATCCTGCACGCCACGGCATCGCATCTGCCGGATGCCGCGCGCACGCTCATCGAGTTCGGCCTCACCGACAACACGCCGTGTGTCGTGACCGCCAATGGCACCACCTGCCAACAGCGTTCGGTGGAGACCACGCTGTCCGGTCTGCTCGACAAGGCCACGCTGGCCGGCAGCGAGCCCGCCGGGCCGCTGGCCGGGCCGCTCGTCGCGACCATCGGCAAGACGGTGGCCAACCGCGCGAAGCTGAACTGGTGGGAGAGCCGGGCACTGTACGGCTGGACCGTGCTCGTGCCGCGTACCAAGGACCAGGCAGGCGAGATGAGCGACCGACTGGTCAGCCATGGCGCCCTGCCCGTCGAGGTGCCGACCATCGCCGTCGAGCCGCCGCGCAGCCCCGCGCAGATGGAGCGTGCGGTGAAGGGCCTGGTTGACGGCCGGTTCCAGTGGGTCGTCTTCACCTCCACCAACGCGGTTCGCGCGGTGTGGGAGAAGTTCAACGAGTTCGGTCTCGACGCCCGCGCGTTCTCCGGCGTCAAGATCGCATGCGTGGGTCAGGCCACCGCGGACCGCGTCCGCGAGTTCGGCATCAACCCCGAACTGGTGCCCGCGGGCGAGCAGTCCTCGCTGGGCCTGCTCGACGAGTTCCCGCCGTACGACGACATCTTCGACCCGGTCAACCGGGTTCTGTTGCCGCGTGCCGATATCGCCACCGAGACGCTGGCCGAGGGTCTGCGCGAACGCGGCTGGGAGATCGAGGACGTCACGGCCTACCGCACCGTGCGCGCGGCCCCGCCGCCGGCGCAGACGCGCGAGATGATCAAGACCGGTGGCTTCGACGCGGTGTGCTTCACGTCGAGTTCGACGGTCCGCAATCTCGTCGGCATCGCGGGTAAGCCGCACGCACGGACCATCGTGGCGTGCATCGGGCCCAAGACCGCCGAGACCGCAGCGGAGTTCGGCCTGCGCGTTGATGTGCAGCCCGAGAGCGCAGCGGTGGGACCGTTGGTCGAGGCACTGGCCGAGCACGCGGCCCGGTTGCGCGCCGAGGGTGCACTGCCGCCGCCGCGCAAGAAGAGCCGTCGCCGCTAG
- the hemC gene encoding hydroxymethylbilane synthase, with protein MPTSTGSSRERSSASSDDAVIRIGTRGSLLATTQAGFIRDAVVALGHPAELVIVSTAGDRSSAPIAEIGVGVFTAALREAIDDGTVDMAVHSYKDLPTAQDPRFVIAAIPVREDPRDALVARDGLVLGELPAGSILGTSSPRRSAQLKALGLGLEIRPLRGNLDSRLNRVTSGDLDGIVVARAGLARIGRVGDITETIEPVQMLPAPAQGALAVECRAGDSKLAALLSALDDADTRAAVTAERVLLAELEAGCSAPVGAIAEVVESIDEEGNVFEELSLRACVAALDGSDVIRASGIGTPDRARELGLSVAAELFELGARDLLVQRTEERE; from the coding sequence TTGCCGACTTCAACAGGGTCTTCGCGCGAGCGCTCATCCGCCAGCAGTGACGACGCAGTCATCCGGATCGGAACCCGGGGCAGCCTACTGGCCACCACCCAGGCCGGTTTCATCAGAGACGCCGTAGTCGCGCTGGGGCACCCCGCCGAACTCGTCATCGTGTCGACCGCGGGCGACCGCTCCAGTGCTCCGATCGCCGAGATCGGCGTCGGCGTCTTCACCGCGGCACTGCGCGAGGCCATCGACGACGGCACCGTGGACATGGCCGTGCACTCGTACAAGGATTTGCCGACCGCCCAGGACCCGCGCTTCGTCATCGCGGCCATACCGGTGCGCGAGGATCCCCGCGACGCCCTCGTCGCGCGCGACGGACTGGTGCTGGGGGAGTTGCCGGCAGGTTCGATTCTCGGCACGTCGAGCCCGCGACGGAGCGCGCAGCTTAAAGCACTGGGTCTCGGTTTGGAAATTCGCCCCCTACGAGGCAACCTAGACAGCAGGTTGAACAGGGTTACAAGCGGTGATCTCGACGGTATCGTCGTCGCCCGAGCGGGTTTGGCTCGCATCGGACGTGTAGGCGATATCACCGAGACAATCGAGCCGGTGCAGATGTTGCCAGCACCAGCTCAGGGAGCGCTCGCGGTGGAATGTCGCGCGGGTGATTCCAAGCTTGCCGCGCTGCTGTCGGCATTGGATGACGCCGACACACGCGCCGCGGTCACCGCAGAACGTGTCCTGCTCGCCGAACTGGAGGCGGGGTGCTCCGCGCCAGTGGGTGCGATCGCGGAAGTGGTCGAGTCCATTGACGAGGAGGGCAATGTCTTCGAAGAGCTGTCGCTGCGCGCATGCGTGGCGGCGCTGGACGGATCCGATGTGATCCGCGCGTCCGGCATCGGGACTCCCGATCGGGCACGAGAGCTAGGGCTCTCGGTGGCCGCGGAGTTGTTCGAGCTGGGAGCGCGAGATCTGTTGGTGCAGCGGACTGAAGAGCGGGAGTGA
- a CDS encoding glutamyl-tRNA reductase produces the protein MSVLLFGVSHRSAPVSVLEQLSTGESDQAKIVDQLLQSELVSEAMILSTCNRVEVYAVVEAFHGGLSVVGQVLSEHAAMSLSDLTKYAYVRYAEAAVEHLFAVASGLDSAVIGEQQVLGQVRRSYAAAEANQAVGRTLHELSQRALSVGKRVHSETGIDAAGASVVSVALDMADGKLGGLAGRTATIVGAGSMGALAAAHLMRAGIGRVHIVNRSLPRAQRLAQNLTEQGVEAFAVSLDDLSDALTDTDVVVSCTGAVRPVVSLADAHRGLVGRPENCQLVICDLGMPRDVDPAVAGLPGIYMVDMDRIQREPSARAAAADAEAARVIVATEVANYLAGQRMAEVTPTVTALRQRAADVVEAELLRLDNRLPGLDSTHRDEVARTVRRVVDKLLHAPTVRVKQLAGAPGGDSYAEALRELFELDPQAVDAVAGSETPFIPGDPIPAPRTDLDRTD, from the coding sequence ATGAGCGTTCTGCTATTCGGGGTTTCGCACCGGAGTGCGCCCGTGTCCGTGCTTGAGCAATTGAGCACCGGCGAGTCCGATCAGGCCAAGATCGTCGACCAGCTCCTGCAGTCCGAGCTGGTGAGCGAGGCCATGATTCTCTCGACGTGCAACCGGGTCGAGGTGTACGCGGTCGTCGAGGCCTTCCACGGCGGCCTGTCGGTCGTCGGCCAGGTGCTCTCCGAGCATGCCGCGATGTCGCTGAGCGATCTCACCAAGTACGCATACGTGCGGTACGCCGAAGCCGCGGTGGAGCATCTCTTCGCCGTCGCCAGCGGCCTGGACTCCGCGGTGATCGGCGAGCAGCAGGTGCTCGGCCAGGTCCGCCGCTCCTATGCCGCCGCCGAGGCCAACCAGGCCGTCGGCCGGACGCTGCACGAGCTGTCCCAACGGGCCCTTTCGGTCGGCAAGCGCGTGCACTCCGAGACCGGTATCGACGCCGCAGGCGCCTCGGTGGTGTCGGTTGCCCTGGACATGGCCGACGGCAAGCTGGGCGGGCTCGCGGGCCGGACGGCGACCATCGTCGGCGCCGGTTCGATGGGCGCCCTTGCCGCGGCCCATCTGATGCGCGCCGGGATCGGCCGCGTCCACATCGTGAACCGCTCGCTGCCCCGCGCGCAGCGGCTGGCGCAGAACCTCACCGAACAGGGCGTGGAGGCCTTCGCGGTCTCGCTGGACGACTTGTCGGACGCGCTGACGGACACCGACGTCGTCGTGAGCTGTACCGGGGCCGTCCGGCCCGTCGTGTCGCTGGCCGATGCGCACCGAGGCCTGGTCGGCCGACCGGAGAACTGCCAGTTGGTCATCTGCGATCTGGGCATGCCGCGTGACGTCGACCCCGCCGTCGCCGGACTGCCGGGCATCTACATGGTCGACATGGACCGGATCCAGCGTGAGCCGTCGGCGCGCGCCGCGGCAGCCGACGCCGAGGCGGCGCGCGTCATCGTCGCCACCGAGGTAGCCAACTACCTCGCGGGCCAGCGCATGGCCGAGGTCACCCCGACCGTCACCGCGCTACGGCAGCGCGCGGCCGATGTCGTCGAGGCCGAGTTGCTGCGGCTGGACAACAGGTTGCCAGGGCTGGACTCCACCCACCGCGACGAGGTGGCGCGCACCGTGCGTCGCGTCGTCGACAAGCTTCTGCACGCCCCGACGGTGCGGGTCAAACAGCTCGCCGGTGCGCCGGGCGGCGACAGCTATGCCGAGGCGCTACGCGAACTGTTCGAACTCGACCCGCAGGCCGTCGATGCGGTCGCGGGTAGTGAAACACCCTTCATCCCGGGCGATCCGATTCCGGCGCCCCGCACTGACTTAGACAGGACTGATTAG
- a CDS encoding glutaredoxin family protein: MTLLTRAGCTLCAQAGLQLAVLADELGFDLATTDVDAAADAGDGTLRAEYGDRLPVVLLDGREHSYWEVDEQRLRADLAG; the protein is encoded by the coding sequence GTGACGTTGCTGACCCGCGCCGGGTGCACTCTGTGCGCGCAGGCGGGGCTGCAACTCGCGGTCCTCGCCGACGAGTTGGGATTCGACCTGGCGACCACCGATGTCGACGCAGCGGCGGATGCCGGTGATGGCACGTTGCGCGCGGAGTACGGGGACCGCCTGCCGGTGGTGTTGCTCGACGGCCGCGAGCACAGCTATTGGGAGGTCGACGAGCAGCGACTGCGCGCTGACCTCGCTGGCTGA
- a CDS encoding HAD family hydrolase, whose protein sequence is MSEPGDIADEAGSEVLVDEHGVVAEASSPQPPPPDLTAAAFFDVDNTLVQGSSLVHFARGLAARKYFTYGDLARFGYAQAKFQLTGKENSDDVAEGRRKALAFIEGRPTAELVSLGEEIYDEIIADKIWSGTRALAQMHLDAGQQVWLVTATPYELAATIATKLGLTGALGTVAESVDGVFTGRLVGEILHGAGKAHAVRSLAIREGLNLRRCTAYSDSFNDVPMLSLVGTAVAINPDAALRDLARERGWEIRDFRTARKAARIGVPSALALGAVGGALAAVVSRRDGH, encoded by the coding sequence GTGTCCGAGCCCGGTGACATCGCCGACGAGGCTGGTTCGGAGGTCCTCGTCGACGAGCACGGCGTAGTCGCCGAAGCGTCCAGTCCCCAACCGCCGCCCCCCGACCTGACCGCGGCGGCGTTCTTCGACGTCGACAACACCCTGGTGCAGGGTTCCTCGCTGGTGCACTTCGCCAGGGGCTTGGCCGCACGCAAGTACTTCACCTACGGCGACCTGGCGCGGTTCGGATACGCGCAGGCGAAGTTCCAGCTCACCGGCAAGGAGAACAGCGACGACGTCGCCGAGGGCAGACGTAAGGCGCTGGCGTTCATCGAGGGCCGGCCGACGGCCGAACTGGTCTCCCTCGGCGAGGAGATCTACGACGAGATCATCGCCGACAAGATCTGGTCGGGTACCCGGGCACTGGCCCAGATGCATCTGGACGCGGGCCAACAGGTGTGGCTGGTCACCGCGACGCCCTACGAGCTGGCCGCGACCATCGCCACCAAGCTCGGGCTGACCGGGGCGCTTGGCACCGTCGCCGAATCCGTCGACGGCGTCTTCACCGGGCGACTGGTCGGCGAGATCCTGCACGGCGCGGGCAAGGCGCACGCGGTGCGGTCGCTGGCCATCCGGGAGGGCCTGAACCTGCGGCGCTGCACGGCGTACTCGGACAGCTTCAACGACGTCCCGATGTTGTCGCTGGTGGGCACCGCCGTCGCCATCAACCCCGACGCGGCGCTGCGCGATCTGGCGCGCGAGCGTGGCTGGGAGATCCGCGACTTCCGGACGGCGCGCAAGGCCGCCCGAATCGGCGTGCCGTCCGCGCTTGCCCTCGGTGCCGTGGGTGGCGCGCTGGCAGCCGTGGTGTCCCGTCGAGATGGCCACTGA
- a CDS encoding MaoC family dehydratase N-terminal domain-containing protein — protein sequence MSIAEDIIGTHFRYPDYFEVGREKVREFALAVKDDHPAHFTEEGAKECGYDALIASLTFVAVAGRRVQEEIFNQFALPFNMERVLHRDQKLIFHRPIVVGDKLWFDSYLDSVIESHGAVLTEVRGEVSDDNGQPVMTSIITILGEASPSEETDEITAQIAAARDAAITKMVAGQSASAAASRPLDAAE from the coding sequence ATGAGCATCGCCGAGGACATCATCGGGACCCATTTTCGGTACCCCGATTACTTTGAGGTCGGCCGCGAGAAGGTCCGCGAGTTCGCCCTCGCCGTCAAGGACGACCATCCGGCTCACTTCACCGAGGAGGGCGCCAAAGAGTGCGGGTACGACGCACTCATCGCGTCCCTGACGTTCGTCGCAGTCGCGGGCCGCCGGGTGCAGGAGGAGATCTTCAATCAGTTCGCCCTGCCGTTCAACATGGAGCGCGTGCTGCACCGCGACCAGAAGCTGATCTTCCACCGGCCCATCGTGGTCGGCGACAAGCTCTGGTTCGACTCCTACCTCGACTCAGTCATCGAGTCGCACGGCGCCGTGCTCACCGAGGTTCGCGGCGAGGTCTCCGACGACAACGGCCAGCCGGTCATGACGAGCATCATCACGATCCTCGGCGAGGCCTCCCCGTCGGAGGAGACCGACGAGATCACGGCGCAGATCGCGGCGGCGCGTGATGCGGCGATCACGAAGATGGTTGCTGGGCAAAGCGCCAGCGCGGCGGCGAGCCGCCCATTGGACGCGGCGGAGTAG
- a CDS encoding lysophospholipid acyltransferase family protein has translation MAGESKAKVIPLHSNSSRSSAARRAAARTESSRRHPSLMGDPGGRASAEQIAAVVREIDDKRSSVAGAGSVDESPNELAKRIAAIAEFVYKRMSGDYVVDEFGFDPHINNAIFLPLLRGLFKSWFRVEVSGIENLPDTGPALIVANHAGVLPLDGLMASVAVHDHHPANRDLRLLAADMVFDMPLMGQAARKAGHTMACTSDAHRLLAAGELTAVFPEGYKGLGKPFRDRYKLQRFGRGGFVSAALRARAPIVPCSIVGSEEIYPMLADVKLLARLFGLPYFPVTPLFPLAGPLGLVPLPSKWHIQFGEPILTDEYDEAMGEDPMVTFELTDRVRETIQQTLYQLLANRGNTFLG, from the coding sequence GTGGCAGGTGAATCAAAAGCGAAAGTGATTCCACTGCACTCGAATTCGAGTCGCTCTTCGGCGGCGCGACGAGCTGCGGCGCGCACGGAGAGTTCGCGTCGACATCCATCGTTGATGGGCGATCCGGGTGGTCGTGCATCCGCCGAGCAGATCGCTGCGGTGGTCCGCGAGATCGACGACAAACGCAGTTCGGTCGCCGGTGCGGGCAGTGTCGATGAGTCGCCCAACGAACTCGCCAAGCGCATCGCCGCGATCGCCGAGTTCGTCTACAAGCGGATGTCCGGCGACTACGTGGTCGATGAGTTCGGGTTCGACCCACACATCAACAACGCAATCTTCCTCCCTTTGCTGCGAGGGCTCTTCAAATCCTGGTTCCGGGTCGAGGTGAGCGGCATCGAGAACCTCCCCGACACGGGTCCGGCGCTCATCGTGGCCAACCACGCCGGCGTGCTTCCGCTGGACGGTCTGATGGCCTCGGTCGCCGTCCACGACCACCATCCTGCCAACCGTGACCTGCGCCTACTGGCCGCCGACATGGTCTTCGACATGCCTCTGATGGGACAGGCCGCGCGCAAGGCTGGGCACACGATGGCGTGCACCTCGGACGCCCATCGCCTGCTTGCCGCCGGTGAACTCACCGCGGTGTTCCCCGAGGGATACAAGGGTCTGGGCAAGCCCTTCCGTGACCGCTACAAGCTGCAGCGATTCGGTCGTGGCGGCTTCGTCTCGGCGGCGTTGCGCGCCCGCGCACCGATCGTGCCGTGCTCGATCGTCGGCTCCGAGGAGATCTACCCGATGCTCGCGGACGTGAAGCTGCTGGCCAGGTTGTTCGGGCTGCCGTACTTCCCTGTGACGCCGTTGTTCCCGCTGGCTGGGCCGCTGGGACTGGTGCCGCTGCCCTCGAAATGGCACATCCAGTTCGGCGAACCGATCCTCACCGACGAGTACGACGAGGCGATGGGGGAGGACCCGATGGTCACGTTCGAACTGACCGACCGGGTGCGCGAGACCATCCAGCAGACGCTCTACCAACTGCTCGCCAACCGAGGCAACACCTTCCTCGGCTGA